In Halobacteriovorax sp. HLS, the following are encoded in one genomic region:
- a CDS encoding type IV pilus twitching motility protein PilT, whose translation MSGDSTKADKTFTKTKQAGADSVKIQQLFKLMVESGASDLHLTVGTPPGLRVNGEIVRVKIPALSAADSKRLVYQILTEEQKNELEKNLELDFSFGIKGLARFRSNVFYSKGGVAAVFRQIPSIIPDFKSLRLPNVLLEMTDVTNGLILVTGPTGSGKSTTLAALIDRLNENEAGHIITLEDPVEFVHPHKSCIVNQREIGTDSLSFENAIKSLLRQDPDIVLVGEMRDPETIEAALTIAETGHLVFGTLHTNSCIQTINRVINVFPAHQQSQIRTLLSFVLQGVVSQQLLPKSFEPGRCLGLEVLVPTPAIRNLIREDKIHQIYSQMQIGQDKSGMMTMNQTIKKHVDAGLIDTDTAMSYSTNPEELAKQLGVKERG comes from the coding sequence ATGAGTGGAGACTCGACCAAAGCAGATAAAACCTTTACTAAAACCAAACAAGCGGGTGCTGATTCGGTAAAGATTCAACAACTATTTAAGTTAATGGTAGAAAGCGGTGCATCTGATTTACACCTTACTGTTGGGACCCCTCCTGGATTAAGAGTCAATGGAGAAATTGTCAGGGTTAAAATCCCTGCGTTATCAGCAGCTGATAGTAAAAGATTGGTTTATCAAATTCTTACTGAAGAGCAAAAGAATGAATTAGAAAAGAACCTAGAGCTGGACTTTTCTTTTGGTATAAAGGGACTTGCAAGATTCAGATCAAATGTTTTTTATTCTAAAGGTGGAGTTGCCGCGGTTTTTAGGCAAATACCTTCTATTATTCCTGATTTTAAATCTCTTAGATTACCAAATGTTCTATTAGAAATGACCGATGTTACTAATGGACTTATTCTTGTAACTGGTCCAACAGGCTCTGGTAAGTCGACTACACTTGCAGCTCTAATTGATAGACTTAACGAAAACGAAGCAGGACATATTATAACGTTAGAAGACCCTGTTGAATTTGTTCACCCTCATAAAAGTTGCATAGTTAATCAAAGAGAAATTGGAACTGATTCCCTGTCTTTCGAAAATGCTATAAAATCATTGCTAAGACAAGATCCTGACATTGTACTTGTTGGAGAGATGAGGGATCCAGAGACGATCGAAGCTGCCTTAACAATTGCTGAAACAGGTCACCTTGTTTTCGGTACGCTTCATACGAATAGTTGTATTCAAACAATAAATAGGGTTATAAATGTTTTCCCTGCGCATCAGCAATCTCAGATTAGAACACTATTGAGTTTCGTTCTTCAAGGGGTAGTTTCTCAACAGTTACTTCCTAAGTCATTCGAGCCAGGTCGATGTCTCGGTCTTGAAGTTCTTGTTCCAACACCTGCGATACGAAACTTAATTCGAGAAGATAAAATTCACCAAATTTACTCTCAAATGCAAATTGGTCAAGATAAGTCTGGGATGATGACAATGAATCAAACGATAAAGAAGCATGTTGACGCTGGATTAATTGATACAGATACGGCCATGAGTTATTCAACAAACCCTGAAGAGCTCGCTAAACAACTTGGTGTGAAAGAAAGAGGATAG
- the pilB gene encoding type IV-A pilus assembly ATPase PilB: protein MFRKEFADVIGKTGMIPIKDLRPLLLEKDPSKISEIGLLDLSFFDDTKFAKQVAENYGLTFIDLSKAKIPDRTIKLIKKSDVLKYRVLPIQKTAKAVSLAIFDPSVAELKAELQTIFQHPVEFILTNISSWGKIFERVTESIDELLETIREVKANEVNPDENVNEEDIGEDVIRFVNRILADAYVRKASDIHVEPYEHNFRVRFRVDGTLMEVAKPPKSLMAPMTSRLKIMAQMDISEKRKPQDGRIKLSVGGKAIDYRVSSLPTLFGEKIVLRLLDQSNLQLDMTKLGFEPAQLKVFKEGIHQPYGMCLVTGPTGSGKTTTLYSALAELNVIGNNISTAEDPVEFNLEGINQVNVKKEVGLTFPFALKAFLRQDPDIIMVGEIRDLEVGEIAVEAALTGHMVLSTLHTNDAPSTVTRLLNMGIEPFLVTGALNVVVAQRLCRKICESCKEVDEKVTVEEIVACGIAPSSASKIKIYKGKGCDMCNNTGYKGRVAIYEVMDLSVKVKELILKHASSDEIKKQAIKDGMKTLRMCALTKVAKGETTLEEALNNSSADKF, encoded by the coding sequence ATGTTCAGGAAAGAATTTGCAGACGTGATTGGTAAAACGGGAATGATCCCGATTAAAGATTTGCGTCCACTTTTACTGGAAAAAGATCCTTCGAAAATTTCTGAAATTGGTTTACTTGACCTGTCATTTTTTGATGATACAAAATTTGCTAAGCAAGTAGCTGAAAACTACGGACTTACCTTCATAGATCTATCAAAGGCTAAGATACCTGATAGAACAATAAAGCTAATTAAAAAATCTGATGTATTAAAATATAGAGTGTTGCCGATACAAAAGACAGCTAAGGCCGTTAGTCTTGCTATCTTTGATCCTTCTGTCGCCGAATTAAAGGCCGAGTTGCAAACAATATTTCAACATCCTGTCGAGTTTATCTTAACTAATATTTCGTCTTGGGGAAAAATATTTGAACGTGTCACTGAGTCTATTGATGAACTCTTAGAGACGATTAGAGAAGTTAAAGCAAATGAAGTCAATCCAGATGAAAATGTTAATGAAGAAGATATTGGTGAAGATGTAATTAGATTTGTGAATAGAATTCTTGCTGATGCATATGTCAGAAAAGCTTCAGATATCCATGTTGAACCGTACGAACATAATTTTAGAGTACGATTTCGAGTTGATGGTACTTTGATGGAAGTTGCGAAACCTCCTAAATCGCTTATGGCACCAATGACTTCAAGATTAAAAATTATGGCGCAAATGGATATTTCTGAAAAAAGAAAACCTCAGGATGGAAGAATAAAGCTCTCTGTTGGTGGTAAAGCAATTGATTATAGAGTTTCTAGTTTACCAACGCTCTTTGGAGAAAAAATAGTTTTAAGACTACTTGATCAATCAAACTTACAGCTTGATATGACAAAATTAGGTTTTGAGCCTGCGCAGTTAAAGGTTTTTAAAGAAGGGATACATCAACCTTACGGAATGTGTTTGGTTACGGGGCCAACTGGTTCTGGTAAAACGACGACTCTCTACTCTGCCTTAGCAGAGTTAAATGTAATCGGGAATAATATTTCTACAGCAGAAGATCCTGTTGAATTTAACTTAGAAGGAATAAATCAGGTTAATGTCAAAAAGGAAGTAGGTCTTACCTTTCCTTTTGCTCTGAAGGCCTTTTTGAGACAAGATCCTGATATTATCATGGTTGGGGAAATTAGAGATTTAGAGGTTGGGGAAATTGCTGTTGAAGCGGCGCTAACTGGTCACATGGTTTTATCAACTTTACACACAAATGATGCACCTTCAACTGTTACGAGATTGTTAAATATGGGAATTGAACCATTTCTTGTCACTGGTGCACTTAATGTTGTCGTTGCGCAGAGACTTTGTCGAAAAATTTGTGAGAGCTGCAAAGAGGTTGATGAAAAAGTAACCGTTGAGGAGATTGTTGCCTGTGGTATCGCTCCAAGCTCTGCTTCTAAGATAAAAATATATAAGGGTAAAGGATGCGATATGTGTAACAACACTGGCTATAAGGGTCGTGTTGCAATCTATGAAGTTATGGATCTATCTGTCAAAGTTAAAGAATTGATTTTAAAACATGCATCATCAGACGAAATAAAGAAACAAGCAATTAAAGATGGAATGAAGACACTTAGAATGTGTGCTTTGACAAAAGTTGCAAAGGGCGAAACAACTCTTGAAGAAGCGTTGAATAATTCAAGTGCAGATAAATTTTAA
- a CDS encoding bifunctional riboflavin kinase/FAD synthetase: MKKISSLKEISNETISITMGNFDGVHLGHQSIIKSISSLCKENGTKFVLITFNPHPMRILSPKDNFLINTYSEKYELLKNLGVDYFYEIPFTRDLSTLSPSQFLEDYLLKSKQVKFIYMGHDFTFGANKKGDFSFVQSYCSEINIVKLDEFKKSESDISSSRIRKSINEGDVEHANKLLGREFFLSGTVVKGAGRGRQIGFPTANIEYNDERITPAFGVYITTVEVRGMIYHSITNIGINPTFNETNLKTVETNIFDFSEDIYGEELKVKFHKRVRDEKKFSSVNELVEQISNDVSHAKAYFKS, from the coding sequence ATGAAAAAGATAAGTAGTCTTAAAGAAATTTCTAACGAAACTATTTCAATTACAATGGGTAACTTTGATGGCGTTCATCTTGGACATCAAAGTATTATCAAATCGATAAGTAGTTTGTGTAAAGAAAATGGAACAAAATTCGTTCTTATTACTTTTAATCCTCATCCGATGAGGATTTTAAGTCCGAAGGATAATTTCCTTATTAATACCTACTCTGAGAAATATGAACTTTTAAAAAACTTAGGAGTAGATTACTTTTACGAGATCCCGTTTACTCGTGATCTAAGCACACTGAGTCCAAGTCAATTTCTTGAGGACTACTTGTTGAAGAGTAAGCAAGTGAAGTTTATTTACATGGGGCATGATTTTACATTTGGTGCGAACAAGAAAGGTGATTTCTCTTTTGTTCAAAGTTATTGCTCGGAAATAAATATTGTTAAACTAGATGAATTTAAAAAATCAGAGTCGGATATTTCATCTTCTCGAATTAGAAAATCAATTAATGAGGGAGATGTTGAGCATGCGAATAAGCTGCTAGGAAGAGAATTCTTCCTTAGTGGTACTGTTGTAAAAGGAGCGGGAAGAGGAAGACAGATTGGCTTTCCTACTGCAAATATTGAGTACAATGATGAGAGAATAACACCAGCTTTTGGTGTTTATATAACAACTGTTGAAGTTCGAGGAATGATTTATCACTCTATTACCAATATAGGGATCAATCCTACTTTTAATGAAACTAATCTTAAGACGGTTGAAACAAATATTTTCGATTTTTCAGAAGACATCTATGGTGAAGAGCTAAAGGTGAAGTTTCATAAGCGGGTAAGAGATGAGAAGAAGTTTTCAAGCGTGAATGAATTGGTTGAACAAATCTCTAATGATGTTTCCCACGCAAAAGCTTATTTTAAGAGTTAG